In bacterium, the DNA window AGTAGAGGTCGTTGAACGTCGGCGCCTTGAAGCCGGTGCCGTAGCTCGCGCGCAGCCGCGTCTTGCCGTCGGCGAACTTGTAGGCCGCCGTGGCGCGGCCGGTCGTCTTGCCGCCGAAGACCGAGTGGTCGTCGCGCCGCAACGCCCCGGTGAGGAACACCCGGCCGTTCCACGACCATTGGTTCTGCACGAAGACGGACGCGATCCGCGCCGTCTGGTCGAAGTTGCCTTGGCTGTCCCCGCTGCGCCGCTCCCAGGACAGGCCCGCGGACAGCGTGTCGCTCTTGGCCAGCTTGAAGTCGCTCTGGGCGAGGACGCTGACGTTGCGCCCCTTGATGTCGTAGACGTTGTAGACGTTGTCCGGATCCTCGCCGACCAGCTTCTCGTCGCTGATCCCGGCGCGCAGCGTCTGGGTCAACCACTCCGTCGGCGCGAACGTCGCGCCGAGCGAGCCGATCGTCCGCGTGCGGGTCTGCTCGTAGTTCGGGGCGGGGATCGGGCCGGCCATGAAGTCGTAGCCGTCGGGATGAGACGTGGCGTGGACGCGGTGGAACGTGGCCTCGATCCGCCCGTCGTTCAGCTTCCAGCCGAACAGGGCGCTGGCCGAGTCGCTCTCGTAGGGGAACTTCTTCTCGTCGCCGGCCGCGGCCGCGGCGAGGGAATAGCCGGGCTGCCGTTCGTGCGCGGCCGAGACGTGGTAGTCGAACCGCCCCTCGCCGCCGTCGGCGCCGGCCGCCGCGCGCCACGACCCGGCCGTGCCCCCCTCGAGGGAGACGTCGCCGCGGGCCCCGGGGGCGCCGCGCCGGGTCACGATGTTGATCACGCCGCCGATCGCCTCGCTGCCGTAGAGCGAGCTCTGCGGCCCGCGCAGGATCTCGATCCGCTCGATCTGCTCGGCGCGCAGGTCGGCGAAGTCCACCTCGCCCGAGGCGGGGCTGTTGATCCGCACGCCGTCCACCAGGACGAGCGTGTGGGCCGAATTGGCCCCGCGGAGGAACACCGTCGCCGTTCGCCCCGCGCCGCCGCTCTGGACGACGTCCACGCCGGGGAGCGCGCGCAGGAGCTCGAACGTCGAGGTCTTGCCGGAGGCGGCGATCGTCGCCGCGTCCACGACGGTGACCGAGCTGCCGACCTGGTCGGCGGGGGTCGCGGTCAGGTTGGCCGAGACGACGACCTGCTC includes these proteins:
- a CDS encoding TonB-dependent receptor, yielding MPSGRLTARLPHVVVLASSVLLAAAPTLAAPQAAPQSSASPDAAAILPTDLTEQVVVSANLTATPADQVGSSVTVVDAATIAASGKTSTFELLRALPGVDVVQSGGAGRTATVFLRGANSAHTLVLVDGVRINSPASGEVDFADLRAEQIERIEILRGPQSSLYGSEAIGGVINIVTRRGAPGARGDVSLEGGTAGSWRAAAGADGGEGRFDYHVSAAHERQPGYSLAAAAAGDEKKFPYESDSASALFGWKLNDGRIEATFHRVHATSHPDGYDFMAGPIPAPNYEQTRTRTIGSLGATFAPTEWLTQTLRAGISDEKLVGEDPDNVYNVYDIKGRNVSVLAQSDFKLAKSDTLSAGLSWERRSGDSQGNFDQTARIASVFVQNQWSWNGRVFLTGALRRDDHSVFGGKTTGRATAAYKFADGKTRLRASYGTGFKAPTFNDLY